One window from the genome of Streptomyces sp. WZ-12 encodes:
- a CDS encoding DUF192 domain-containing protein, which yields MGSWVDGRGVLAVADVEVPVEVAASYRARTRGLLGRDGIVGALLLTPASGVHTFGMRFAIDVAYLDRELVVVDVCTLRPGRLGRPRWRARHVVEAEAGALARWGVRRGVRVRVREQGRDGAGDTNAGG from the coding sequence ATGGGGAGTTGGGTGGACGGGCGAGGCGTTCTGGCGGTCGCGGACGTCGAGGTTCCGGTGGAGGTCGCGGCGTCGTACCGGGCGCGGACGCGGGGGCTGTTGGGCCGGGACGGGATCGTGGGGGCGTTGTTGCTGACGCCGGCGAGCGGGGTGCACACGTTCGGGATGCGGTTCGCGATCGATGTGGCGTATCTGGACCGGGAGTTGGTGGTGGTGGACGTGTGCACCCTGCGGCCGGGGCGGTTGGGGCGTCCGCGGTGGCGGGCCCGGCACGTGGTGGAGGCGGAGGCCGGGGCGTTGGCGCGGTGGGGGGTTAGGCGGGGGGTGCGGGTCCGGGTGCGGGAGCAGGGGCGGGACGGGGCGGGGGATACCAACGCGGGTGGGTGA
- a CDS encoding Cmx/CmrA family chloramphenicol efflux MFS transporter — MPLAVHLLGLAIFAQGTSEFMLSGLLPNIATDLGVSLPDAGLLVSAFALGMVLGAPALAVATLRVPRRTALIAFQLAFVAGHVVGALAPGYGVLFATRIVSAVAYAGFWAVAAATAVALAPPEAKGRALSVVGTGLTLATVVGVPAGTVLSQHAGWRAAFWAVAGLTVLSALSLLAALPAARTARAATQMLSIRGELTGLARPRLWLSFLITALTFGAGVVTFSYLAPLLTEVTGLPAAWVPVVLSLYGVGGLVGVTVGGRYADTAPLRTLALGTAVLTLASAALALTAAQLPAALALVAVLGFTAYVTNPVLQSRVFRLAPDAPTLVPAVNTSAFNVGITLTPMLGGLTINAGLGLRSVAWVGAATGLLALLATAYAATLQRPTRDTPPTSAPHAPTPTSTPVDA, encoded by the coding sequence ATGCCCCTCGCCGTCCACCTGCTCGGCCTGGCGATCTTCGCCCAGGGCACCTCCGAGTTCATGCTCTCCGGCCTGCTCCCCAACATCGCCACCGACCTCGGTGTCTCCCTCCCCGACGCCGGCCTCCTGGTCTCCGCGTTCGCCCTCGGCATGGTCCTCGGCGCCCCCGCGCTTGCCGTCGCCACCCTCCGCGTCCCGCGCCGCACCGCCCTCATCGCCTTCCAACTGGCCTTCGTCGCCGGCCATGTGGTCGGTGCCCTCGCCCCCGGCTACGGCGTCCTGTTCGCCACCCGCATCGTCAGCGCCGTCGCCTACGCCGGCTTCTGGGCCGTGGCCGCCGCCACCGCCGTCGCCCTCGCCCCGCCCGAGGCGAAGGGGCGGGCGCTCTCCGTCGTCGGCACCGGACTCACCCTCGCCACCGTCGTCGGCGTGCCCGCCGGCACGGTCCTCAGCCAACACGCCGGCTGGCGCGCCGCGTTCTGGGCGGTCGCCGGCCTCACCGTGCTCAGCGCGCTCTCCCTCCTCGCCGCCCTCCCCGCCGCCCGCACCGCCCGCGCCGCCACCCAAATGCTCTCCATCCGCGGCGAGTTGACCGGCCTGGCCCGCCCCCGGCTCTGGCTCTCCTTCCTCATCACCGCACTGACCTTCGGCGCCGGCGTGGTCACCTTCAGCTACCTCGCCCCGCTCCTCACCGAGGTCACCGGACTGCCCGCCGCCTGGGTCCCGGTCGTCCTCTCCCTCTACGGCGTCGGCGGCCTCGTCGGCGTCACCGTCGGCGGCCGCTACGCCGACACCGCACCCCTGCGCACCCTCGCCCTCGGCACCGCCGTCCTCACCCTCGCCTCCGCCGCCCTGGCCCTCACCGCCGCCCAACTCCCCGCCGCCCTCGCCCTGGTCGCCGTCCTCGGCTTCACCGCCTACGTCACCAACCCGGTCCTCCAGTCCCGGGTCTTCCGCCTCGCCCCCGACGCCCCCACCCTCGTCCCCGCCGTCAACACCTCGGCCTTCAACGTCGGCATCACCCTCACCCCCATGCTCGGCGGCCTCACCATCAACGCCGGCCTCGGCCTCCGCTCCGTGGCCTGGGTGGGCGCCGCCACCGGCCTCCTTGCCCTTCTGGCCACCGCCTACGCCGCAACCCTCCAACGCCCCACCCGCGACACCCCGCCCACCTCCGCACCCCACGCCCCGACCCCCACCAGCACCCCGGTCGACGCGTGA